In Sphaerodactylus townsendi isolate TG3544 linkage group LG13, MPM_Stown_v2.3, whole genome shotgun sequence, one DNA window encodes the following:
- the GAL3ST1 gene encoding galactosylceramide sulfotransferase isoform X2 has translation MLHQRKNWKSMCKGLILGTLLTSFMLLLYSYAIPPLQVSMTANPIPYSCSSNPAQRQLPIWANSTHNPPGQKCLPKRDIMFMKTHKTASSTAVNILFRYGEKHRLKFAFPNGRNDFFYPSYFDHGHVQDYQPGMCFNIICNHMRFQYEEVRKLLPDDTIFVTVLRDPAYLFESSFHYFGRIIPLTWKLSGEDKLAEFLRDPRHYYDPNGFNAHYLQNLLFFDLGYDNNMNANDPLVDQYIHEIDQRFHLVMLLEYFDESLMLLKDLLCWELEDILYFKLNARKDSTVSKLTDELYQKATAWNLIDAKLYQHFNATFWKKMEAYGQERMARDVSRLHEENEKMKSICIDGGHPVDANAIQESSMRPWQPLGEKSILGYNLKKRINKKHRKLCRKMLTPEIQYLTDLGANLWITKLWSRVREFLKW, from the coding sequence GAACCCAATCCCATACTCATGCTCTTCAAATCCTGCCCAAAGGCAACTGCCCATTTGGGCAAACAGTACCCACAATCCACCAGGACAGAAGTGTCTTCCCAAGCGAGACATCATGTTCATGAAGACCCACAAGACAGCCAGCAGCACCGCCGTCAACATCCTCTTCCGCTATGGGGAGAAGCACCGCCTCAAGTTTGCCTTCCCTAATGGTCGGAATGACTTCTTCTACCCATCCTACTTTGACCACGGCCATGTACAGGACTACCAACCCGGCATGTGCTTCAATATCATCTGTAATCACATGCGCTTCCAGTATGAGGAGGTGCGTAAACTATTGCCGGATGACACCATCTTTGTGACTGTGCTGCGGGATCCTGCCTACCTCTTTGAGTCTTCCTTCCACTATTTTGGGAGAATTATTCCTCTGACCTGGAAGTTGTCAGGTGAGGACAAACTGGCTGAATTCCTGCGTGATCCTAGGCATTATTATGACCCCAATGGGTTCAATGCTCACTACCTCCAGAATCTGCTTTTCTTTGACTTGGGCTATGATAACAACATGAATGCTAACGATCCCCTGGTTGACCAGTACATCCATGAGATTGACCAACGTTTCCACCTAGTCATGCTGTTGGAGTACTTTGATGAGTCTTTAATGCTTCTGAAGGACTTGCTGTGCTGGGAGCTGGAGGATATCCTCTACTTCAAGTTGAACGCCCGGAAAGACTCTACAGTCTCCAAACTGACCGATGAGCTCTACCAGAAGGCCACAGCATGGAACCTCATAGATGCCAAGCTCTACCAGCACTTCAACGCTACCTTTTGGAAGAAGATGGAAGCATATGGCCAAGAACGGATGGCCAGGGACGTCTCCAGGCTTCACGAAGAGAATGAGAAGATGAAGAGCATCTGCATTGATGGGGGACATCCTGTGGACGCCAATGCCATCCAGGAATCCTCCATGAGACCCTGGCAGCCGCTGGGTGAGAAGTCTATCCTGGGCTACAATCTGAAAAAGAGGATCAACAAGAAGCATCGCAAGCTTTGCCGCAAGATGCTGACACCTGAGATCCAATACCTGACGGACCTCGGGGCCAATCTCTGGATCACTAAGCTGTGGAGCAGGGTGCGGGAGTTCCTCAAATGGTAG